atgctgcagtccctggggggaggagcggggtcctcaggggtggggggggttcatCACTGCTGGCTGGATTCATCTCCACTGCCCGTGCTCAGCCCGGCCCAGCGTCGTAccgcaggcggggccggggacccGGTCGTACCAAAGGGAAAGGCGCCCCCTGTGGCCAGAGGACGTCGCGTCGGAGCTGAGTGGCTGCCCTGCTGGCCGTTGCTATTGCTGGCGATGCTGGCAGCGCGCAGGTCTGGGGCTGGTGAGTGCCTCGCAGGTGGGGGCAGCTGGGCAGTGTAAcggtgccccccccccggcaggtTCCACCGGGCAACCGTTGAAGCATCTGCATGCGGCGAGTCCAGGTGCGTGGTGGGTCTCTGCTCacaggcagggccaggctgggggcagggggacgggTTTTCTCATGTGCAAAGCTGCAGTGTCCAGAAATGGGCTGAGCACAAGAGTGCTACAACCCTGACTCCTGTGACGGCTGGAGCCcctgctgggaaggggggggggagctagAGCAGGACTCGAccccccactgtcccctccccccaggctgccTCATGGCGAGTCAAAATGACAAATGGggtcctgactctcagccccaCCCAGAGATGGGGATAGACCCCAGGGGTTCTGGCTCCTagatccccgcccctcccctcccagagctggggacagacccCACGGGTCCTGGCACCTagatccccgcccctcccctcccagagctggggacagaccccaggggtcctggctcctagatccccgcccctcccctcccagagctggggacagaccccaggggtcctggctcctagatccccgcccctcccctcccagagctggggacagaccccagggctcccagcccctctctctggCTTCTAATTCctttccagcccagctctgcctcatTTCTCTTctaaaccccgcccccccccccaaaaataacaTGGGAAGGAGGCAGTGAGCACTTGCTGGGTGGGGTTTGGCtgtgggggctggagcaggaggggagtgggggcgacggggaagggctgcagggcagaaggctccTGGGCTGTTGTGGAGCCTGGCccaggcccccccccccttacctgtgtGGCGGTCGAGGTGGAGAACTCAGAATACTTGGGGCccgaggctggctgtggggggagctcccagcagggggcgctgcggggattGGGGCccgaggctggctgtggggggagctcccagcagggggcgctgcggggattGGGGCccgaggctggctgtggggggagctcccagcagggggcgctgcggggattGGGGCccgaggctggctgtggggggagctcccagcagggggcgctgtggggattGGGGCccgaggctggctgtggggggagctcccagcagggggcgctgtggggattGGGGCccgaggctggctgtggggggagctcccagcagggggcgctgtggggattGGGGCCTGAGGCTGGCGGGAGGACCGAGTACCCTGTTGCCGGTGCTGGAGGTGCCGGTGAGGAAGACGGTGTAGGCGATGAAAAGCGCCAGGCAGAGGTGCAGGTGGATGGTGGTGCGGGGGCCCTTGAGGGCgcggcagaagaggaaggtgACGATGGAGAGCAGCAGGCACAGCAGTGAGATCACCAGCCCCACCTTGGTGATGACGTCCAGGGTCCAGTCCtgtgccgggggtggggtggggtgagggggttagtcagggtcccccccccccaaggcagcaGCCAGGCCGGGCTTTAGGGTACAGCCGGACTAGCCTGTCGGCCTCGCTCTCTGCCACGGCTGGGAGAGCCCCCTAGTGGTGACACCGGGCAGCCTGCGGGAACCAGTGTCTGGCTGGGTCCAGCAGCCCAGGTGGATTCGATGCTGcccagactgcccccccccccacgagggGCTGACCCACATCCCCAGGGCCATGGGAAGCCGAGGGGGCTCTAGGGTCACCACCACCCAAGGGGGAATCCCTGACACCGACTGCTGCAGGACGGGGGCGCCAGAAAGTGCGAGGGGCCGGGGCTGTTCCCCTGTAGCAGAGAGCACAGCGCCCCCGCCTGGCGGGAGGGAGCCCCTGCCCGGGAGGGAGCTGCTTTTACACCAGACAGATGCGCTTGTGGCTAAGGTGCTGcagctcaggactcctgggttctaccagctctgggaggggagcagggtctagggtcagagcaaggggctgggggtcaggactcctgggttcaattcccagctgtgATGTCACCTCCCCATGTCCCCTTGAGAGAGCCATTTAACCCCTCCCTGCCTCTGTGCGATGGGGATGGGGACgctccctgccctgaaatgcaaTGAggtgagccccctgcccctgctgcctggcCAGGTGGGCAGACACGTCAGTCGCTGCTACCTGGGGAGTCTCCCTGCGCCCTTTGGGGGGTGGCTGCTTGTGCCGCTGATCAGATCCAGGGCCCCGCCCGCCGGTGGGGAATGGGTTTACTCCGGGaggaatctggagtgactcctgcTCTGCTGGGGAGGATTGAGGGGAAGGGCAGAAccagcccagccctgaggccccagcGGGGGCCGCGCCTACCTCCAGCTCGTAGAAGGCCATGAGCACGGCGAAGCTGGTCAGGTGGTTGCACTGGCAGCAGGTGATGGTGGCATTCAGCTTCTGCAGGGTGCAGCTGTGGGTGGCCCAGCGCCTGCTGTCAGGCTTCCAGTAGGCACAGAGGAGGCGCAGGTCAGTCTTATTCTCCTGGGGACAGAGAGACACTTGGtgcatggggggcaggaggcaggtggggggctggctggggccgcACAGAGGGGCAGGACTCCCCAGGCCCCAAGAGGGCAGGTTGGGGGGCtaagaggggctgggctgggggcacagagCATCAGTTTGTCCCTGTGTGAGAGGCGGATTTGCCTgctgcccggggtggggggtgttactagagatgggcccaggctctgccccccattgtcccaggctctcctccccccatgcccagCCCAGGGGCTCACCGGCACCAGGTGGCTGAAGCAGATGCTGACAGAGAGGCCAAGCGCCTGGGTGCCTGGGTCACTGATGAAGGCCGACAGCACACGGTAGCTGGGCCGCCCCGGCTCCTGCGCCCATTTCCCTGTCTGGCCGATCTTGTCAAACTCGGGCGCCTCCACCCGCCCAGCACCTTCCAGGATGGGGCTCATCCCCTGGTATGTCAGCAGCCCGGCCAGCGTGAAGCCTGCGAGAGACAGAGGAGATGGATGCAATGGGGGACAGGaggggccctggggctgctcGGGGTGCTACCCCCAATGCCCTGGCcatgccccatccccctgcataCCCCAGCCTGGTGCTAGGAGGCGCTCTGTGCTGCTGATCCCAATGCCCTGGCCGTGCCCATTGCTATACAGACCCCAGCACAGGGGATGATCACATACCTTCATTTTTCTGCCCTGGGTCTCCGGCCCACTTTAATTCCATCTGCCTCTTGCTCTGCCGCAGCGTCACGGTCTCCTGGCTCTGGTTCCCAGCCTGCCTGACCACCAGCCCCAACTCTGCAACCACAATGCCGGCCATGGCTCACAACAGAGAACATGGGAGGAAGCCTGTAGCTAGGCAAGGTGCTttcctggctgtggggggagctcccagctactccagtcccagcctctcccagcagggggtgctgtggtgggggggagcATAGGCTGCGGGTAATGAAAGCCCGATAGGAAATGCTGGGGCCGCGTGGCCAGGTGCTGACCTGTGCCGTTAGTGGATGCGATGCTGATCATGCTGTCATGCAGGGTCAGGGCCAGCGTTCTCAGCAGCATCTCCACTGTGGCCATCAGCTCCGTCGCGATCCGGTGTCTCCGCTCCACGCTCTCACTCTGCAGCCCCACCAGATTTATCTGCTTCTTCAGAATATCCAAGAAGCCCTGGCCAAGCAAACATGGGGGGTGTTGGTGTCACAGTGCCTGAGCCCCTGCCACGCCCTCCATTCCCAGATTGCTAGTCCTCCACTGCCTTCCCACAATCCCCCTGAAAAGAAAGACAAGTTCTCCTGCAATTCACATTGCTGcctgggaggtcagactagatgatcacaatggtcccgtctAGCCTAGGAACCTAGGAGAGCAGCTTCTTGGGCAGAGATCCACTGGAGAGGCAGGCATGGGAATTTCTGGGCAGTGCTGCTGTTTATTTATCTCCTGTTCTCAGCGCTGCATCCCTATAGATCGCCCTGAGACTAGATCCGAGTAGGAGCAGCGATTCCTCCCCCTAACGGGAACAAACCCAGCAAGGCCCCGAATTTTGACTTGGCACCTGCAGCTGCCCCTTCACAGGCTCAGCGCTCTGAGTCTCCATCTGCTTCAGTTGCTTCAGCGCCGCCTTGCAGAGACGTCCCACCTGTGCCTGGAAGCTGCCCAGGAGGTTCTGCAAAACAAGGCCCAGGCCTGCCTCAGGAAAAGAGATCACAGAATCGCAGCCCACCTCCCCCCGTCCCGAGAGGCTCCCTCGGCTCAGAAGCCAGGCGCCAGAGGGAGTGCGGGCAATGCCCCGTCTGGCCCCTAGGGGGTGCCCGGCGTTTGcaagggagggtgggggatggcGGTTGCAAGCTGAAGCGAGTTGTAGCAGCCTGATGTTGCTGATCCTCAGGGTGAGAATCACCCCGGGGGCAAAGGCCTAGGCCGTGGCTGGACTGCAGGGGCTCCAGGGACTGGCCACTGGCTCTTTGCCCAGGGGTGAGTTTGGCCTCAGAATCCTCGTTGAGTGAGATCAGTGAAAAGCAACGTGGCACTAAAGGGGAATCGGGGTTTATGTCCCACTCACCTTGGCTTCGGCAGAGTTGTCATCATCCAgcagggggggcaggtgagctctGGGGATGGAAAGGGAGGAGAAATgagagatggggggtgggtgggaaatgtGGGGTCTGGCTGGGTAGGTGCATGCACCAGAGAGCAGGACTCATTCcctccagcaggaggcagcagggacacacccagcccATGTCAGTGATATGGGTGTAATAgatcctctcccagcagggggagcagtgacccccccacacacacactcagccccaCACATGTGCGCAGCCCCttctccccatcctccacctgcccaCAAGCTGATCTCTGTGAAAGGAACCGTCCCCCCTCCCCGTCCTAGAGGGACTGAGCcgcagtggggtggggcgggggctgtggaaTCATCCCAGACGTATCTCCCCtcaaccctctccccccagctgtgcGAGGTTCTGGTGTGTGTTGGGGATGCGGGGGGAAAAGACTccagcagggagccccaggctggtCCCACAGTGGCCTCTAGGTACagactgcaccccctgctgccatcTTCCCAGGGCAGAGAATCCAGCCATGCAGCAGGAATGCAggcactgctggggggggaggggggagagacacccagccctggctgccctgctcaccccctccccggcctggcccctgcTCCGCTCCCAGAACCAGACCTGGGCACACTGGTGGCTGTGGCTCTGAGATAACCGGAAACACCCCAGTGGATGGACAGGCTGGTCTGGGGGGAGGTGAGAGCCTGGAAGCTGAGCCCCCCCCACCGAGGGCTGAGACCCAGAGGGACCCTGTCCATGGAGGGCAGCGGGGCTGGCGCACCATCCCAGACCAGTACCCAGCTCGCTGCCCCCTCGGGCAGGACCTCTGCCTGTGtaaccccaggccctgccaagACCCCCCCAGGGTCGTGTTCCCACTGGAGGGGACGTAGCCGGCCCGGCACTTACACCGGTAGCTTCCGTAGGTGTTGATACACGTGGCGTTGGGGTTGCAGATATCTGGGGTCTTGCGGCACTCGTCAATGTCTGAGAGGGGAAAAcgagggggggggtcacacacaGAACAGCTGGGAGCGCACGGGGAGTGAATGATCATGGACGCACCCCCCACCGATTGCAGGGGTTGTGGTCTGTTGGTCGGTCTGTCTGCTCCATCTAACCCCCCATTctattctagggtgaccagatgtcccgattttatagggacagtccctatttttgggtctttttcttatataggctcctattaccccccaacccctgtcccgatttttcacatttgctatctggtcaccctattctattCTCCTTTCTTCCCTGCTATTTGCAGTGCCCCAATCCCTGCggcacaacccctcccccacccccgagatCGGCGGGCCCAAACTTTTCCAGACCAGGACCCTGcgatcccctccctgcaccagccctgacagAGCGGGGTTAAGGGGGGGCCCGATCAGCCAGTTAAGCTgcaaaggggaagtgacttagGCTGCGTGCAGGGCGCTAGCTAGAAGGAAGCTCGCCTGGGAGGGGACTGGTGGGGCTTCTATAGAGCCCGAGGGCTGGGCCCAGTGGTGGGGGCCTGAGGCAAGGGGGACTAGGAAGCCCCAAGCGGGGGCTAGGAGCCCCGGAGAAAGGGTTTCGCTAGCAGGCATAGGAGAGAGGGGTCTGACTTTGAAAGGCTCCCCCAGAATGGGGATCACAGCGTGACCTGGCCGGACGGCTGAGACATGGGGCAGCCGCGACTCCGGGAACTGCAAtggtggaagagaagaaagggggCGCTGAACTGGAGCTAGTCACCAGAAGGGGGCGCCATGCTCAGTGTTACAGACCCCAGCCCGATGGGTCCCCTCCCCGTTCGGGATACACCCAGCACCACCCCTCCCGTGGAGCACTAGGAGAAGGGTGGGTGGGCTGTGCCCATGGGAGTGCAGGGGAATTGGGTGCTGTCTCTTTAATCTAGTTTCTTTGCTCTCTGGTGGTGCTCACGGGGGTCTATGGCGGAAGCCCGCAGACCCCCACATGCAGCCAGGCCCTGCACGGCTGGTAAATGGGTTGTTTGGAAGCCAGCTGGATCCAGGGGATCCCCCATTCCTAACACTGCGCAATGAGCAGTGGCCCAATGTCCATTCCTGGATCCTGCTGTGACCCCCAGGCCCAGGGCCCCGTGGGGCGAATCCACCGAGCCCTTGGATGGATGACGCCAGTTCGACACTCGCTGCCGATCTGGCCTGTGGAAGCCAAAGCCGGAAGAGACCCGCCCAGCCTGACCCCCAGCCGGAGTCGCCAGCCAGTGGTTCACCAATCTGGCCTGAAACGGAGGGGACTTTACTGCCCTCGCTGGACCCTGGGGCCTTTCACCACTGTGGAGAGTCTGATCTGACAGACGGGCCCCGCCCTGCCCGGGCACAGAGAGCCCTGCCGTGATCTAGTCAAACGCTGGAGGGCCGTGCACCCTCCAGGCTGCCAACACAGGTAGCATCAGCTGTCGGGCAAAGGGGGATACacgggggatgtcggggctccaTGGTGCAGCACGGTCACTCACcctgtgcagggagtggggtttTCTACCTAGGGACCCGGCCTGTACGTGCAGAGACGCACTCATTCCGGCCAGCCAGTCCGCCCCTGAGGAGACTGCAGTCCTGTCTGGGGCAATGAGAGATGGAAAAGCAGAGCTGGGACGAAaaccccttgaagtcagtggtgctaCAGCAATTGACATCactggggctctggccccgctTTGTGACCATTTCAGATACAGAAGCACTGAGTTTGTGGTGATGAATGGGGGACAGGCGCATCGTTAGTCATTCCTGCGGGTTCGGGGAAGCGGTTGAGCTGCTGCGGAAACGGTCATGACCAATTCTCCCAGAAATCCTAGCCAGGAACGAGTGCTGGAATTGAACATTCACCTGCTTATTAACCCAACATTTCAGCCGTCCAATCAGGAAGCAGAGAAAGACCACGGGAATCAGGCATCCAATTGTATGACATCAGTGACAAGTTTTCGGAGCAAACAGTTTGCCAATAAAATCACAGACATTTATCCACCCAAACAGTCGAAGGGTCGGCTGGTTAATGAGCAAGATTGGATCAGCATGCAGAGCTGTTCTGCTGACTCCCTCTGGCGTTCAAGTCAGCAGTGGCCTATCAGTCACCATCCCTGGGGACAGATGGGTGATGATCCTTCCTGAGGACgtaggggcagggccacagaAGAAAGCTAAGCTCTCCCCGATATTTATCCATAACGCTTCTGCTTCTCACAGAAATCCTTGTGGCTAAAATCCCCTTTGCCTGGACATCAGCAAACAAGTCAATCAGCGGGGAGAGTCAAGAGCGCTCATGGATCCTTCCCTTGAGCTGTGTTCCAGCAGCTTTTTCTCAGACtccccttttctctcttttccgTGACAGCATTTTGCTATTTCCTGCTATGCCCCTTCCTCTTGGTTGTTATTTGCATAAAGGCAGCACCCAGAGCGCTGCACACACACTGCCATAAAGAGCTTctagtctaaataaacaagaggtgggagagagaggtaTGGAATTGCCCAAGGACACCCAGCAGtaacagagctgggactagaacccaagttTCCTGAGTCCGAGTCTCATACCGGACCTGCTAGATCTGTCGCTTTCAGCTTGCTTCTGCCATAGAAGGCCAAGAATGTGTCTCCCCTGCCTCACCAGGCAGCTtttaccctctgctccccctcactGAGAGGAGCTTTGTGTCTCCTCGCTCACGGCTGGGAGTGCATCAGGGCTGGAAAAAATCCCTTGTTCCTTTGGCAGGAAACTCAACTTTTGCTCCATTGTTAAACCTCTTGGAAGGCAACGGGCCTACGCCATGCGTGTGAGGGGGCTTGTATGTGCCAGCTGCTAGCAAACGTTGCTGAGCAATGGACCAAGGAGAGAGCAAGTTTGTCCTGGTCTAGTGGCTGCTTCCCATAAGTAGATAACAGCCTGCTACAATGACaagctaatggagttactccctTAGCTCCAGCAGCGGAGATGTGTGCTTTCAGCAGAGAGatcctgggtttgattcctgctGATGACCCAAGCTAGTTCCTTTGTGATGCTGGCTTCTTAGCAGCGGCTGAGGGTTCGGTTAATGGGATTCCAGAAATGAATGGGCTTTTTGAGCCCAAGCTGTATTAAAGGTTGTCCAATACAGAGTCTTCGGCTCCATCTCAGCCCAGTTTGCTTTGCAAAGACCTGACCTTCCCCCACCAGGCCCTAattttgattttagccaaaagCAGAATCACATGACTCTGGGAGGTGAGGCTTTAAGGCAACACCACGCGTTAGCAAGACTGCAGACAAACCAGAAACATCATGCCTTTGCCACGACTGTTTCCAGCTCCCGTTGTACCTGTGCAGATCTTAGACGTATCCTTCTGACTCTTCCCAAATCCCACACTGCATTTACACATGTAACTCCCTGGCATGTTGATGCAGTTCCCGTGGGACTCACAGATTGTGGTGTTTCGCTGGCACTTATCAATGTTTGCAAGGAGAAAGCGCTAGGTCAGGCTGATCTAGGAGCTGTACCTTGGGCACTGGGGTGACGCTGCTGGGGGATAATCCAGGCGTCCGACATGCCCCGTGCTCTGGGGAGACGGGGCTGGTTAGAGCCAGGAGTTCAGTTACTGGGTCAGCGACCGGGAGCGAGTTGGCTATTGTCCGGAATGAGCCGCTCCAGCTGGGAAGGGAAAAGCAGCCCTGCCAGGACATGCGCCTGCTGCTTGCTAAAGCTACCAAGCGGATCTGGCGCTGCCCAGTGCCGCAATACCAGTGCAGACGGCAATGCCTGAATGAGCCGTCTGCCCCGGAAGGGACAAATGGGGAGCTGCTTTGGtggaaggggatagaaaataacaTGAGAGCTAGTCTAATGCCTAGATATCAGTCAATGGGGTGACCTCCTCTGCAACCCAtgagctgccctgggcacccctTTGCACAGAGGACAGTGCAGAACCAGAGGGGTTCAGAGACAGGCAATGAGAATGATCAGGGGCCTGGAAAAACCCTCTAcggagagagattgaaaagactgggactggcacCTTAGAGTGAACGTAAGAGGGGACGTGTTAAGAGTCTATAAATGACTGACCGGGATAGAGAAGGGAGATggggagcttctgttctccccATCTCATAGCACGAGAGCAAGGGCCAGTCAGGGAAGTTAGAAGAGGGAAATTCGAAACTGAGCCAAGGAAAGGCTGTTTCGCGCAATGTgtgattagcctgtggaactcccctCCACAGGAGTCACTGAGGCCACGAATTTAGTAAGATTCCAGGAGCGACTGGACATTCCTACGGATGATGAGAACAGCCAGAGTGATCATAGTTAAAGGGCACAAACgtttgggaagagagagaaaacctcCTGCTGTGGGGCTTCAGCCCAGCTGAGTACTAGAGACCAGGAAGTGAAGGCAGATTAtcccccagctgcctctgcagggcTCTTCCACCGTCCTCTGCAGTCTCTGGCTCTGGCCCGTGGGAGCcgggataccaggctagatgggcctCAGCTCTGATCCCGTCTGTGCTGTGCAAGTGCCAGCGTTACTTGTGTCTCAGCCTGGCCGGCGCCACGGTTTT
The genomic region above belongs to Malaclemys terrapin pileata isolate rMalTer1 chromosome 23, rMalTer1.hap1, whole genome shotgun sequence and contains:
- the LOC128828463 gene encoding LOW QUALITY PROTEIN: adhesion G protein-coupled receptor E5-like (The sequence of the model RefSeq protein was modified relative to this genomic sequence to represent the inferred CDS: substituted 1 base at 1 genomic stop codon); protein product: MALPPDPTVSLGLCIALCLGGTVAQNNGTQGTTEDCDNHMLCPANTKCVNNTHCTCLDGYWPRENHPILFTDTMEICDDINKCLGPSLPDCGHNTNCINMVGSYYCTCIDGYEPSSGKANFMNVSENTCPDIDDCQGHANCVNVAGSYYCTCIDGYEPSSGKANFILTXRFLLANIDKCQRNTTICESHGNCINMPGSYMCKCSVGFGKSQKDTSKICTDIDECRKTPDICNPNATCINTYGSYRCKCRAGYVPSSGNTTLGGSWQGLGLHRQRSCPRGQRAGAHLPPLLDDDNSAEAKNLLGSFQAQVGRLCKAALKQLKQMETQSAEPVKGQLQGFLDILKKQINLVGLQSESVERRHRIATELMATVEMLLRTLALTLHDSMISIASTNGTELGLVVRQAGNQSQETVTLRQSKRQMELKWAGDPGQKNEGFTLAGLLTYQGMSPILEGAGRVEAPEFDKIGQTGKWAQEPGRPSYRVLSAFISDPGTQALGLSVSICFSHLVPENKTDLRLLCAYWKPDSRRWATHSCTLQKLNATITCCQCNHLTSFAVLMAFYELEDWTLDVITKVGLVISLLCLLLSIVTFLFCRALKGPRTTIHLHLCLALFIAYTVFLTGTSSTGNRVLGPPASLRPQSPQRPLLGAPPTASLGPQSPQRPLLGAPPTASLGPQSPQRPLLGAPPTASLGPQSPQRPLLGAPPTASLGPQSPQRPLLGAPPTASLGPQSPQRPLLGAPPTASLGPQPGPACEQRPTTHLDSPHADASTVARWNLPGGGHRYTAQLPPPARHSPAPDLRAASIASNSNGQQGSHSAPTRRPLATGGAFPFGTTGSPAPPAVRRWAGLSTGSGDESSQQ